The Pseudomonas protegens genome contains the following window.
TTGATCCGCACCAGGCCGTCGACCAGGGAGTACTCAGTGTGCAGGCGCAGGTGAACGAATGAAGCCGGCATAGTGATCCTGTAATAAGCGCGAAAACAACAAGGCCCGGATTGTACCGGGCCTCGACTAAAACATCAGCCTCAGGACGGAATCTCGCCCCGCGCCTCAAGGGCCTCGTAGGCTTGTCGCACCGGGGCGAAGGAGCGCCGGTGAATCGGCGTCGGCCCCAGGCGGGCCAGGGCTTCCAGGTGCACCGGCGTCGGATAGCCCTTATGGCCACCGATGCCGTAGCCCGGGTAGATCAGTTCGAATGCGGCCATTTCCCGATCGCGGCTGACCTTGGCCAGAATCGATGCCGCGGCAATCGCTGGAACCTTGCTATCGCCCTTGACCACCGCCTCGGCCGGCATGGCCAGCTTGGGGCAGCGGTTGCCATCGATCATCGCCAGCTTCGGGGTCA
Protein-coding sequences here:
- the rnhB gene encoding ribonuclease HII — encoded protein: MQMGLDFTLVADAEDLVAGVDEVGRGPLCGAVVTAAVILDPKRPILGLNDSKKLTEARREKLFDEICEKALSWCIARAEVEEIDELNILHATMLAMQRAVEGLSVTPKLAMIDGNRCPKLAMPAEAVVKGDSKVPAIAAASILAKVSRDREMAAFELIYPGYGIGGHKGYPTPVHLEALARLGPTPIHRRSFAPVRQAYEALEARGEIPS